The Spea bombifrons isolate aSpeBom1 chromosome 7, aSpeBom1.2.pri, whole genome shotgun sequence genomic interval ataaatagtttgcatgtgaattaatatttactagtaaatgtttcttcctatagggtagtcttatattccgCAGAGCGTTTGGATATTTGAAAAATTGGTAGTTTAGTAAGCAGTATAACGGAACAGGcctgtttaatttattattacactccaactcccattaCCCCCAGtcaacatttatttacataggaCCGGCAGATTTACCCACGCTGATTGTACTGTAAAGGCGTAAAGTCCAGCTATACACATTCATAACAGCGCATCCCACGATTCCCACCATAAAGCGGCACCTCCTACAGCGCATGCTCGGTGCCACGCCGCGGTGCATGTCGGGGAAGGGGCGGGGCATAGGTGTCGCTGCCTTTAAATCAAGCCGTCACCCTAAGTACCGTGCTCTGCATCCGGCTGTCTGAGTTGGCGATATACCGCGTGGGACTTGTTTAGGTGAGCGGGGACCCACCTGAGGCCTGCTAGTCTTTGCCCGCTGAGTTTGCTCATGCCGGCCTATTCCGTGTAGGCCCGGGGTGCCGGGTTAGAGTGTACCGCGTGGGCACACGTCCGGCAGGCCCGGCACATATGTACTTGCCATGCTGTCCCTAGTCGCAAGGCGTTAATAGCTGCGTGTCCGGCCAGTAAGGGGTTAGTGATCTTGTAGGGGATCCTGTGATCTGATTGGAGGATATTAATATCTTGCTGGTTTATTTGCACACTTTGGCAGTAGTGGTTGGCGCTTACCGGGTCCGCCGCTCGTGGGCTGCAGCTACGCTGGGGATCGTCTCTCACAAGTTCTTGGAGTCCCGGCTTCTCTTTGTAGTATCTGCGCCCGATCAGAGCTCCGTCTTCGCACCGTGCATCATGACTCCCCTGCTTTACAATAGGTTGTCTCGTGGGCTGTCTGATCGCACATCATGCATGTAGTGCCCTCGCTGCATTTACTTTGAATAGACCTGTTGTGTGTGAGGAGCCGCAGCCACCCGGTCTATTCAAACCGACATAAACCCCTTTATTTGCCGTCACTCCTTTCCTTCCTGCGGGGTGAACCCTGGTGGGATTCTCGGGGTAAGAGGCTGTATGGGGCATAACTCGATGGCTCTGAGGACTTGGAGAAGCATGACtgctttaactatacattatgcagggctggCACATAAACATATGGATAGGTCAATGAGCTGCAACTCAACTCTACCTTTAGAAATAACCTGAAGCTTGAGGATGTAAGATAGTTTGTTGGGTAGCCTCTCGGTAGAAGCTGTATGACCAAATAGCGTTATAACGCTATAAATTAACCACCTAATAAAAACCAAGCAACGGCGTAAACTAATTCATCTGGTAATCACCTGTAACAAATCCTCCCAGACACATCACAAAATAGGTATACACGAATAGATGCTAATGTGTGTGAGAACACGCTGCGTATGCAGATACAGAGTGCCCGGTTTGTCTCTCTGGACTTTTTGCCCGCTAACATTGCGATTGGTACTCGAGCCGATGGCACCTGGAACGATACCATGAAAGCGGGTCGGTGCGGTCAACCGGCATGTTCATCACTTCAAATGGGACACATCTTTTAGTTGTGGACCCAGGCAGTGTAATATGATCCCttgcgtatgtatatatagtatataatttaTTGGCTGACTTCTGGATTGAACACCGGTGACTTGCCATTAACATCCTGACAGGATAGAGTCGGATTGTTATGCCCTGTAACCAGCATGTCTGCCCCCTGTTGAGTTGATTGTGTATTACTGAGACTGAATCCCTGCTGGTGTTATGTTGGACCTTTCATTGCTGTGGAGATGGAGAATCGTACCGGGGTGGAAATATCCAACGCTGTCTTTAATGAATTGATGCGATGCTCTGCCGTGCTACCTGACTGCATTTTagcacaattatattttttgaattGTAGAAATGGCCgaaaatggagaaaaagaacAAATGTCTGCACTGGAAACAAAGATCTGCCAACAAATCGAGGTATGTCTGTTTATCCGGAGTCCGTGTTACTGACAACGGCCACCTAGTTGTTGGCTCTAGTCTTGGATCCGAAAGGCCAAGACGAGGGTCCAACATGCTGGCCGCAAGCTGTCATCACGTAAAGCGGCCGAGTATTCACCCTCCGTGTCTGATGGAGGTGGGTGATTCTCTATTCTAGCGCAGCTAACCCTCCAAGGATTAAATCTCCAAACCTATAACGATAAACAGCATTTAAAGCATATCCTTAACAGCTGCGCCCATTAATTAACCAAATGGAGACCCCCCAGGGCTGGGTAACGGCCGGACGCCTCTTTTCAGTACTAGCGCCATGTTCATTCATTGTATAATGCTCTATATCTTCTTGCAGTTCTATTTTGGGGACCACAATCTTCCACGGGACAAATTTTTAAAAGACCAAATAGCTTTGGATGATGGCTGGGTGCCGCTTAAGACTATGATAACGTTCAACAGGCAAGTATCTGCTGTGTAACGCCCGCCGCCCCGACTTTGCCCGTGCGCTCAGTACCTGACTGTTTATTCATTGCTGCAGGTTAAGCAAACTGACGACTGATTTCAGCACTATTTTTGGAGCACTTAAGAAATCCAAGACCGGCCTGCTAGAACTTGACGAGGATAACTGTAAGATCCGGAGGTCGCTGGACAATCCCATCCCCGAAGCCACCGAAGAATACAAAAAcctgattaaaaaaagaaccgTTTATATTGTAAGTTTCTCGGTTCCTGGAGCACGCTTTGGTGTTCTGCTATAGCCCCTCATCCATTAACATTTTGCATTAAAGCTAGAAACGGAGAATCTCCTCTTTGGCGGAACCAAAGAATAAGTCGATTGGAATGTCAGGAGCCGATCATGCGTGTGCAAGATTTTTACTGATTATTTCTATCATGATGGCCAGAGAAGAACAGAGCCTCAGCAACGATACTGTAAATGCATCGGAGTCCATGCATTATAACTTGTCCTTTGAGCACACGCTTAGTGTCTTACTAAAACACGTGTAAATATTGTGACGTGGGTCAATCAAGTTCAGCTTTGCTGTTGATCGAGAACATGTGAACAAGGTAGTCGTCTACCTCAATAtattctttaataaaatgtgtcaaGTGATGTTTTGGTTTGGTCTTCTATTGAACAGAAAGGATTTCCTGTAGACACGACGCTAGATGATATAAAGGAATGGCTCGAAAGCAACAGTTCAATTGAATCCATTCAGATGAGGAGAACACTGGAAAGAGCCTTTAAGGTGTGTTAAAAATGAACACTGAATATACCTGCCATTCTTTCTCTGCATACAGTTTGCTTAAGAATAGGACGACCCTGAAAAGTtcactttatacatttttattttcagggcTCAATCTTTATAGTGTTTGACTCTGAAGAATCTGCTAAGAAGTTCCTGGAAAATAGAGACTTAAAATATAAGGACACTGATATGATCATATTGTCAAAGTAAGCGCGTCAGTTCATATGCGGTTAACGCTTAATGCCGTCTTGCATGAAATGCAACTTTTCTGGTTACTGAAAGAAATTGAGGTTGCGAGGGGTTACATCGTCTTAATTGGATTCAGTAGACTCCTGGACTACGATGGGCCGCTTACCTTCAATGTAGCACTGGCTGAGTGATTTCTTCTTTCCTTAAAGGGATGAGTACTACATGAAGAAGAATGATGAGCGGAAGCAAAATAAATCTGATGCAAAGGCAAAGCAGTAAGTGTATTTTGTCAGACATCAAATGTTCTGTAAGATTACTTACCTTGTCGATACTCATCTCTGAGGTCGCTGTCAACCGTAGGGTAGGATTAACATAATGGGGATTTTCTTTATCTTAAAATGCATGTATCTCAAATGCCAGCCAGTACtaaaaggtttttcttttttttttttttccttttagagaGCAAGAGGAAGCCGAAAGGGTATGATAAGAAATAGAAAAGTGTTTCATTGGATGCGTGATAGTATGTGCAGCCGGCAATAAGTCACTAAACCAAAATTAAGTGTTCTGTACAATTACATGGCGAATGAATATTACATGGGGGTGTGTGTAGGACGTGACCAACCCCaagaatataatgtataaaaaaaattcttgctAAATCGAGGGGTTACTGCCTCGTACTGTATAGCATCAATCTTAAGTGAATCATTAATAGCTGTTACATTGGAGACACAACTGTATATCCTCCTTGGCCTAAAGTGACCTATGGGCATCTGTAcgtatataatgataatttgATGCAGCCTCCCAAAAGCAATAAGCCCTCAGAATCCAAGTATGGGGTCTAGAATAGCTAGCAACATgtcaaaatatgtatatttggcCAAAAATATGTGTTGTATGTTCCTTGCGTTCACTCTTCTTTCCCTTCTAGAACTCTGGATGTTTACTGAAATTCTCTGGTGATCTTGACAACATGACTTCTAGAGAAGATCTCACTGCCTTGTTTCAAAACCATGGAGAAATTAAATGGATTGACTTCAGCAGGGGTGCAAACGAGGTATTCTCCAATCATACATTTTGAGCTGTTAAGCCCTTAGCTTGTCCCTTTATTCCTGCATTCTACCTTGCCTGTCCTACAAATAGGACTGGCTTTCATTCACCCGCACCTGTATGCAAGTGGCTTGATACCATTTTAAAGAATGTTTGCTGTAagcattgtttttctttttacagggaattatattatttaaagaaaaagcaaaagaagCACTAGAAAAGGCCAAAGCAGCCAATAATGACAGCTTGAAATTAAAGGACAAGGATGTAAAATGGGAGCTTCTTGAGGGGGAGGTGGAACAAAAAGCATTGAAGAAACTTATAGAAGACCAACAAGAGTGTTACAACAAAAAGAAAGGCAAAGGTAACTGTCTTGATCACATAAGAACTGATGGTGGGGCAAATTGTTTGCTGGTTGCACTGTTGCCGTGTGGTTCTGTTGCCGTGTGGTTCTGTTGCCGTGTGGTTCTGTTGCCGTGTGGTTCTGTTGCCGTGTGGTTCTGTTGCCGTGTGGTTCTGTTGCCGTGTGGTTCTGTTGCCGTGTGGTTCTGTTGCCCAGTTACATCAGtttttataaacttttttttttttttttttttattaggtggTAGAAAATTCAAAGGGAAAGGAAGGGGTGGCCGTGGAAATGACAATTCgcctaaaaagaaaatacagttccaaggccaaaagaagaaattTGACAGCAGTGATGAAGGTGATATGGAAGGTATGTGGTGTTTCTCTTGGCACAGGCAAGTCCACCATTCCAACTGCAGATCAAAGATCGGAAATCCAAATGGCTGAAGCAGATCCTAGCACAAGTCTGCCCCTTCTCTCAAATCATAAGCTTTACAATCTAAAAACCCTTATACAATGAGTTAAAAACTATAGCTTTCAAAAACACTTTAAACAGCCTACATGACTGTACTCTGGACAGAAAAACATACTAATATTGATTATATACATgacatattttaatttccaaCATTAGATACAGACTCTCACCAAAAAGGAACTGACCAGACAGATGTTACAGAGCAAAAGAATGGCTCTCAGGCTGCAGGAAGTCCAAAGAAGAGAGCATTAGAAGACAATGTGTCAGAGGAGCCCTTGCCAAAGCAAGCAAAAACTGAAGAAGCTGGGGATCACTAATCACTTAAAGCAATGTTTTATTTGCTtcttttatagaaaaaatagcaaaaacttaaataaaaaaaaaatcatgttttaaagTCTTCAGGTACAGGATGTCAGTTAAGTGAGAATCTGATGAAGTCCACTTCAATATCGACCTGCAACGAAatgttgaatattttttttaactgtctttCTTGAATGCATGACTATGCTAATCTGCCAACTTGGACttttatatttatggtttaGTTATTGCTGACCACAGAACATTACCAGGCTGAGTAGCAAGAATGTTCATGTTATGTAAatgttgaataaaaaaaattccttctgaGGTACTGACTTTTTGTGGTGTATGTGTGATAAGACACGTCTGATAACTATACTTACAGATTTCTTTTTATGGAATTTGTATGATGCTGGTAGATCATATCTGAGCTCTGTGGAAAAAGGGGGGGGTAAAACATAATGAGGACCTTGTAGTTAAGGACCCGCAGGGAGGTGATTAAGACACTCTGTACACTTGCCTGCTAGTACGTCTATCTTCACCTTCCAGTCAGCTGCCTTTTTCATAATGTGCTGTAAAACAGTGATGATGAAGCAAAGCCATTCATCATTTTAAACTGCCTACTATAAATGTTCAAGTTGAGCTATGGAAGTGCTTATCAATATTTAATAGCAAGGTTGGTAAAGGCCTACTGAAATCATTTGGAGTGTGTCCCTTAACCAACTGGCTGCTTGAGCTGTTGGTGACAAAGTGCTCCCTTTCAAAGCAATAAGACTTAGAACATGTACAATGGGGTCTAAACATACAATGTCCTGTACAGCCATGACCTGTAAGGAGTACATCATGTGCAGTGACATGCATTCAACTGAAAGATGGGGAAAGAGAAAGCTTCATTTACAGGATTCTCATTTGAAAAATGGATCACATGAAAACTTCAAGGGACTATGCACCATCCTATTAAAGAGCATttaatggctggagtgccccctTAACCCAGAGAAATGCAGACTTACTTCCCTTGTGGATGTTTTATGCAGTGAATATACCGATGTTCTTGCCATCTGCAGTGCAGTCCTTAGAAATACCATGTCCATacctaaacataaaaaatggggAGGGATAGGAATAAGCAAATCCAGTGATGTCAGCTACAGGAAATTGCAGCTCTACACATGCTAGTCTTACCTTTATTGTGCTTTGTGCCAAAGGGAGGATTCATTATCACGGTGTCAACTGATTTTACCAAACTGTCTGATGGAAGTGAGCAGATATCACACTGAATCATGTCAATATTTGTCAGCTCAAACTCTTCAGCATTTGTCCTAAATATTTCCAAAGCATCCGGGTCAACATCAAATCCTAAGCACAAcctataagaaaacaaaaatgtcaagCAACAAACCCCCTGGAAACTTCTATTTTGTAGCTGAGTTATATGCATTGCTTGTAATAATATACCAACCACTTTACACAAGATTGTACATGCAAAGCATTTACAAGAAAAAGTTAATCGGTACTTTTTCCTATACACTAacctaaaatgtatgtatatacatggatttttgtttttggatatGGTAcaatttttatctttatatcCATATCACCGTTTCCTCGCTTTTGGACACAAGTACAAGATGACGTGTTGCAGTTGGCTGCCGACTCCGTCTACTGCTTGCCACATGATTAGATAAGAGGCATTTGTAACACCTAGTACAACATCTTTGTTCCCGCTGTAGAACCTCAAGCCTTGGTTATTACATACGTACCAGATAACCTTGAGACTATCTCAAACATAGAACGTTATGAAAACACTAGGAGAGGCAATTTGTTAAATAG includes:
- the SSB gene encoding lupus La protein, translated to MAENGEKEQMSALETKICQQIEFYFGDHNLPRDKFLKDQIALDDGWVPLKTMITFNRLSKLTTDFSTIFGALKKSKTGLLELDEDNCKIRRSLDNPIPEATEEYKNLIKKRTVYIKGFPVDTTLDDIKEWLESNSSIESIQMRRTLERAFKGSIFIVFDSEESAKKFLENRDLKYKDTDMIILSKDEYYMKKNDERKQNKSDAKAKQEQEEAERNSGCLLKFSGDLDNMTSREDLTALFQNHGEIKWIDFSRGANEGIILFKEKAKEALEKAKAANNDSLKLKDKDVKWELLEGEVEQKALKKLIEDQQECYNKKKGKGGRKFKGKGRGGRGNDNSPKKKIQFQGQKKKFDSSDEGDMEDTDSHQKGTDQTDVTEQKNGSQAAGSPKKRALEDNVSEEPLPKQAKTEEAGDH
- the METTL5 gene encoding rRNA N6-adenosine-methyltransferase METTL5, encoding MKLKELEGCLQQVDSFENPKLLLEQYPTRPHIAACMLYTIHNTFGDIEDKVVADLGCGCGVLSIGAAMLGAGLCLGFDVDPDALEIFRTNAEEFELTNIDMIQCDICSLPSDSLVKSVDTVIMNPPFGTKHNKGMDMVFLRTALQMARTSVYSLHKTSTREHIMKKAADWKVKIDVLAELRYDLPASYKFHKKKSVDIEVDFIRFSLN